In Carya illinoinensis cultivar Pawnee chromosome 10, C.illinoinensisPawnee_v1, whole genome shotgun sequence, one DNA window encodes the following:
- the LOC122278342 gene encoding LRR receptor-like serine/threonine-protein kinase ERECTA, with product MAAPTSFLMLYFVCELSIALAATPNITTDQSALLALKAHISFDPQNHLTKNWSTNTSVCNWKGVVCGSRHNRVMVLNLSFMGLVGTIPPHIGNLSFLVSLSMENNSFHGSIPIELSHLTRLKFFDFRYNEFNGAIPSQMGSLTKLRTLYLNRNNFIGTIPPSLSNITTLQAISLGYNQLSGTIPSSIFKISSLQEIYLGVNKLSGPMPSIFFNITSLQIIELSYNMLYGGLSTHMFDHLPNLQYLSISNNQLSGELPKIGNLTMLTELYLHDNNFEGTLPLEIGDLTMLTVLYLGDNNFEGMFSRLSTSNI from the exons ATGGCTGCCCCAACAAGTTTCCTGATGCTTTATTTTGTGTGCGAGCTTAGCATTGCCTTGGCAGCAACTCCCAACATTACCACAGATCAATCTGCTCTTCTTGCCTTGAAAGctcatatttcttttgatcCCCAAAATCATTTGACAAAAAACTGGTCCACTAATACTTCCGTTTGCAATTGGAAAGGTGTCGTCTGTGGTTCTAGGCATAACCGAGTCATGGTCTTAAACCTTTCTTTCATGGGCCTTGTAGGTACCATTCCTCCTCATATCGGAAACCTTTCATTTCTTGTGAGCCTAAGCATGGAAAACAATAGTTTTCATGGCTCAATCCCAATTGAGTTGTCTCATCTTACTCGGTTGAAATTCTTTGACTTTAGATACAATGAATTCAATGGAGCAATTCCATCACAGATGGGATCGCTAACTAAACTTAGAACATTGTATCTTAACAGAAACAATTTCATAGGTACTATTCCACCATCTTTGTCTAACATAACTACATTGCAAGCTATTAGTCTTGGATACAATCAGCTTTCAGGTACCATACCTTCCTCTATCTTCAAGATATCTTCCTTGCAAGAAATTTATCTTGGAGTGAACAAGCTTTCAGGACCAATGCCCTCCATTTTCTTCAACATAACTTCACTACAAATCATTGAACTCAGCTACAATATGCTATATGGTGGACTATCTACACATATGTTTGATCATCTTCCCAATCTACAGTATCTTTCTATTTCTAATAATCAATTGTCAGGTGAACTCCCGAAAATAGGGAATTTAACTATGCTTACAGAGCTATACCTTCATGACAACAACTTTGAAG GAACACTACCCCTAGAAATAGGGGATTTAACTATGCTTACAGTGCTATACCTTGGTGACAACAACTTTGAAGGTATGTTTAGTCGGCTATCAACCTCCAATATATAG